A region of the Chloroflexota bacterium genome:
GTCAGGCGAATAAGGCTGTCAAGACTAATCATCCCTGTGACTTTGGCCACTGCACCCAGCATCAGTGTGCTAGGGATATCGCGGCCCAAGGTCTCCAGTGCGATGCGCGTAGCATCCAAAGTGTATACTTTCTGACCTTTGAGGTTCAACCGTTTGCGCATAGCGGTTGGACCTTCAGACGTATTGATTAGGATCGTGCCATCGGGAGCCAATCCTTCGGTCACGTCCACCACGCCCAACAGGTTGGGATTCACCACAATGACCATCTCGGGATTCAGGATTTGGTGGTGGATCTCAATGGGTTCGTCGCTGATGCGCGTGTATGATTTGACCGGCGCACCCATGCGCTCTGGGCCGTAGTCGGGGAAGGCCTGGAAGTATTTACCTTCCTCCAATGCGGCTTCTGCCAGCAACTCGCCCGCAGTGACCACACCTTGTCCGGCGCGGCCGTGCCAGCGTATCTCCATGATTTTGCTCATCCTCGAGTGACCTCCTTAGTAGTACTTGCGTTCTCTCAGGGCCCAAAAAGAAAGTTAGGTAACCACCAAGGGAACCTAACCCAGTGGAAAGGGCTATCCCGCTTACGTTCTTGAGACATCGAAAAAGCCACGATTACCGGGACTGTGATGGATTCCTCCCTTAAAGACATACCCGCTTGTGGCCAACATTTTACCCCGTGCGGCCACCTATGTCAAAGCACCCCTCCTTTTTGACAGCGGACTTTCATTTGTCACCTGGCCCAAACAATGACTTTGGGCAAAACAGTCCAGCAGGAAAGAAGTACGCAACGCTTTGCGGAGCGAGTCCTAGCCGGCCAAAAACACTACTACGCAACCGCCTCGCTGGGTACGTCAATTCACGACGGCCGACGGCCCCCTTTTCTCTCCTGCTTGGCCTGACAGGAGACACATAAGGTAGCATGAGGCATGATCTCCAAACGCGCTGGGTCTATCTTCTTACCGCACGCCTGACAGATGCCATAGGTCCCTCTTTGGGCGACTCGGAGTGCCTGTTCGATGGACTCTAGTTTGGCCTCCAGTGTCTGCAGCAATGCCAGGTTCTTCTGTCGTTCGTACATTTCAGATGCGGCATCCACGTCATCCTCACTGACGGCCTGATCCATCTCATACTGAAGATAGACGCGCAACCTTTGCATCTCTGCCAACGTGCGCTCACGTTCGTGCTGAAGTCTGGTCACTTCATCTTCTGATTCTGTAGTACCTGTGGCCATAACTGTTCAACTCCGCAGTTGAGTTAGAAGGTTCGTGGCTGTCGCAGGGTCTTGGCCAGCCAGACTATCACCAAAAACGAGCGGACCAACGATGACTAACAAGTGATCAACGAGAAGACATCATAACCCTTAAGCAATTCGCGTCCCTTGAGGAAGGCAAGTTCGATCAGGAAGGCGATACCCACCACCTTACCACCCAGTCGCTCCACCAATTGCACTGTGGCCTTCGCCGAACCCCCCGTGGCAAGAAGATCATCTACAACCAGCACCTTCTGCCCTGGTTTGATCGCGTCGGTATGCATTTCCA
Encoded here:
- a CDS encoding 2-oxoacid:acceptor oxidoreductase family protein produces the protein MSKIMEIRWHGRAGQGVVTAGELLAEAALEEGKYFQAFPDYGPERMGAPVKSYTRISDEPIEIHHQILNPEMVIVVNPNLLGVVDVTEGLAPDGTILINTSEGPTAMRKRLNLKGQKVYTLDATRIALETLGRDIPSTLMLGAVAKVTGMISLDSLIRLTREKLGEKLRPEVVEANIQAIKRAYDEVVQG
- a CDS encoding TraR/DksA C4-type zinc finger protein — encoded protein: MATGTTESEDEVTRLQHERERTLAEMQRLRVYLQYEMDQAVSEDDVDAASEMYERQKNLALLQTLEAKLESIEQALRVAQRGTYGICQACGKKIDPARLEIMPHATLCVSCQAKQERKGGRRPS